In bacterium, the sequence TGTCCTTTCTTCTCTGTGTTATCTGCCTGCCATAACCTTGCCTCTTTCCAGGAGACAAAACCATTTTTGTCTCTGTCTGCCTGGTCAATTTCCTGTGCTGACTTATCCGATTCCCAGAAAAAACACTCATTAGGATTGAACTCATAGATATAACTGCATGCAACAATCTCTGGATTTCTCTCGTTAAATCCTGCTAATCCTCCTGTGTAGGGTGGTGTATAACCTGAACCAGGTATATTCTCCGGTGGGATATCATTTGCTTCAGGAAATGCCTCCTGTCCATGTCCTGTCCTGCCTTTATCTCTGTCTGTAAGGCATATAAAACTTCCCTTTGTAGAGATATAAGCAGGATATAAATTAGAAAGCCACGGTGGATAGTCAGCATAATCCTGGTAATACATCTCAATGGCATAAGAAAATTGTTTGATGTTGTTTATACAGTTTGCCTGTCTGCCCTTCTCTCTTGCCATTGAAAGAGCAGGAAGAAGTTGTCCTGCAAGTATAGATATAATGGATATAACAACAAGAAGTTCTATTAGCGTAAACCCCCGTTGTCTCATTTATTTTTCTCCTTTAACCCTTTTATCAAACTGTAGGCAAACTCCTTCATCTCTTTTTCAGGGTCATTATAGTAGATATTCCAGAGGGTGCTTTCTATATCATTAAAAGATAAATTTTGTACTGCTATCTGAAGCGCTTCTTTTCTAACAGAAATTATCTCTTCTTTCTCTTCTCCTGTTTTTAATAGT encodes:
- a CDS encoding type II secretion system GspH family protein; the encoded protein is MRQRGFTLIELLVVISIISILAGQLLPALSMAREKGRQANCINNIKQFSYAIEMYYQDYADYPPWLSNLYPAYISTKGSFICLTDRDKGRTGHGQEAFPEANDIPPENIPGSGYTPPYTGGLAGFNERNPEIVACSYIYEFNPNECFFWESDKSAQEIDQADRDKNGFVSWKEARLWQADNTEKKGQTPIVRCFWHFKNYQQKVLNLAFRDYNVYQSAPDWEASSSQ